One genomic segment of Mesoterricola silvestris includes these proteins:
- the leuS gene encoding leucine--tRNA ligase yields the protein MPFDPLHQESQIQRRWMEAQAFRAPRASELKPSDRTFYMLVMLPYPSGRIHMGHVRNYTLGDVVARFRRMRGDKVMNPLGWDSFGMPAENAAIKNGIHPAIWTRANIQEMKGQIQKMGISYDWDREIATFLPEYYRWNQWFFLKMWERGDVFRALRNVNWCEALGTVLANEQVVDGKDERTGHPVVQKALEQYFFAITKYADELLDGHAQLDWPENVKAMQRHWIGKSEGARLTFDLADGEQVTVFTTRLDTLCGVTFMALSTEHPFILKAAESDPGLKAFCAQVAAMSREDRLMSDIKLGFRSKLEAIHPFTGERIPIFAANYVLMDYGTGAVMGVPAHDERDHEFAEKYGLPIPKVIESENPWEPGILVNSGEFDGLTSEAAVDAMVERLGGRAEKAITFKLKDWGLSRQRYWGTPIPTVHCPDCGVVPEKEENLPIRLPEDVAFAGVGASPLLTSPTFLDCPCPRCGRPARRETDTMDTFVDSSWYWMRYLDPRNETLPFAKAEADAWSPVDLYIGGIEHATMHLIYARYFHKIMRDLGLASGDEPFKKLICQGMVLKDGFKMSKSKGNIVDPDEVIAKYGADALRLFMIFAAPIEKEIDWTGFEGIDGATRFLRRITRMVEEHAPTREPLPPKDQLTAEEKTLLVKLHQTLHKVTDDLDHRYQFNTLVSSLMETSNALADLPAGAPHRGPVLQHALEVFTLMLSPAAPHLAEQLWATLGHEGFCMHAAWPSVDPAWLSADEVTVVVQVNGKVRGRILVAASATEDERRAAALACPEALHHMEGKEVVKVVVPPGGKLVSIVVK from the coding sequence ATGCCCTTCGATCCCCTGCACCAGGAATCCCAGATCCAGCGCCGCTGGATGGAGGCGCAGGCCTTCCGCGCGCCCCGCGCGTCCGAACTCAAGCCCAGTGACCGCACCTTCTACATGCTGGTCATGCTCCCCTACCCCAGCGGGCGCATCCACATGGGGCACGTGCGCAACTACACCCTGGGCGACGTGGTGGCGCGGTTCCGGCGCATGCGGGGCGACAAGGTCATGAACCCCCTGGGCTGGGACTCCTTCGGCATGCCCGCGGAGAACGCGGCCATCAAGAACGGCATCCACCCCGCCATCTGGACCCGGGCCAACATCCAGGAGATGAAGGGCCAGATCCAGAAGATGGGCATCAGCTACGACTGGGACCGGGAGATCGCCACCTTCCTGCCCGAGTACTACCGCTGGAACCAGTGGTTCTTCCTCAAGATGTGGGAGCGGGGCGACGTGTTCCGGGCCCTGCGCAACGTGAACTGGTGCGAGGCCCTGGGCACGGTGCTGGCCAACGAGCAGGTGGTGGACGGCAAGGATGAGCGCACGGGGCACCCGGTGGTGCAGAAGGCGCTGGAGCAGTACTTCTTCGCCATCACCAAGTACGCCGACGAGCTCCTGGACGGCCATGCCCAGCTGGACTGGCCCGAGAACGTCAAGGCCATGCAGCGGCACTGGATCGGCAAGTCCGAAGGGGCCCGCCTCACCTTCGACCTGGCCGACGGCGAGCAGGTGACCGTCTTCACCACCCGCCTGGACACCCTCTGCGGCGTGACCTTCATGGCGCTCTCCACGGAGCACCCCTTCATCCTCAAGGCGGCGGAATCGGACCCCGGCCTCAAGGCCTTCTGCGCCCAGGTGGCCGCCATGAGCCGGGAGGACCGGCTCATGAGCGACATCAAGCTGGGCTTCCGCTCGAAGCTGGAGGCCATCCACCCCTTCACCGGGGAGCGGATCCCCATCTTCGCCGCCAACTACGTCCTCATGGACTACGGCACCGGCGCCGTCATGGGCGTGCCCGCCCACGACGAGCGCGACCACGAGTTCGCGGAGAAGTACGGCCTGCCCATCCCCAAGGTCATCGAGAGCGAGAACCCCTGGGAGCCCGGCATCCTCGTGAATTCCGGCGAATTCGACGGCCTGACCTCGGAGGCGGCCGTGGACGCCATGGTGGAAAGGCTCGGCGGCCGCGCCGAGAAGGCCATCACCTTCAAGCTCAAGGACTGGGGCCTCTCCCGCCAGCGCTACTGGGGCACGCCCATCCCCACCGTGCACTGCCCGGACTGCGGCGTGGTGCCGGAAAAGGAGGAGAACCTCCCCATCCGCCTCCCCGAGGACGTGGCCTTCGCGGGCGTGGGGGCCTCCCCGCTGCTCACGTCCCCCACCTTCCTGGACTGCCCCTGCCCGCGGTGCGGCCGCCCCGCGCGGCGCGAGACGGACACCATGGACACCTTCGTGGACTCCAGCTGGTACTGGATGCGCTACCTGGACCCCAGGAACGAGACGCTCCCCTTCGCCAAGGCCGAGGCCGACGCCTGGAGCCCCGTGGACCTCTACATCGGCGGCATCGAGCACGCCACCATGCACCTCATCTACGCCCGGTACTTCCACAAGATCATGCGCGACCTGGGGCTGGCCTCCGGGGACGAGCCCTTCAAGAAGCTCATCTGCCAGGGCATGGTCCTCAAGGACGGCTTCAAGATGTCCAAGTCCAAGGGCAACATCGTCGACCCCGACGAGGTCATCGCCAAGTACGGGGCGGACGCCCTGCGCCTGTTCATGATCTTCGCGGCGCCCATCGAGAAGGAGATCGACTGGACCGGCTTCGAGGGCATCGACGGCGCCACCCGCTTCCTGCGCCGCATCACGCGCATGGTGGAGGAGCACGCCCCCACCCGGGAACCCCTCCCCCCCAAGGACCAGCTCACCGCCGAGGAGAAGACCCTCCTGGTCAAGCTCCACCAGACCCTCCACAAGGTCACCGACGACCTGGACCACCGCTACCAGTTCAACACCCTGGTATCGAGCCTCATGGAGACCTCCAACGCCCTGGCGGACCTGCCCGCCGGCGCCCCCCACCGCGGCCCCGTGCTGCAGCACGCCCTGGAGGTCTTCACCCTCATGCTGAGCCCGGCGGCGCCCCACCTGGCCGAGCAGCTCTGGGCCACCCTGGGCCACGAGGGCTTCTGCATGCACGCCGCCTGGCCCTCGGTGGATCCCGCGTGGCTTTCCGCCGACGAGGTGACGGTGGTGGTGCAGGTGAACGGCAAGGTGCGGGGCCGCATCCTGGTGGCCGCCTCGGCCACCGAGGACGAGCGCCGCGCCGCGGCCCTGGCCTGCCCCGAAGCCCTCCACCACATGGAAGGCAAGGAGGTCGTCAAGGTGGTGGTGCCTCCCGGGGGCAAGCTCGTGAGCATCGTCGTCAAATAG
- a CDS encoding DedA family protein: MLHKILAPIIVWMTAVMAAMGPLGVALLMGIESACIPLPSEVIMPFAGFLAFKGQMTFLGLGAGSPVAQIWIAGIFGALGCNLGSIPAYELGAWGGRKAVERYGKYVLLNLDHLDQAHRFFERFGRWAILIGRMLPVIRTFIALPAGIAKMDRTKFHLYTFAGSLPWCLVLAWVGFKLGEKWDTLGVWFHRFDLVIGVGIVAGIVWFLWSHLRKR, encoded by the coding sequence GTGCTTCATAAAATCCTCGCCCCGATCATCGTCTGGATGACCGCCGTCATGGCGGCCATGGGACCCCTGGGGGTCGCCCTCCTCATGGGCATCGAAAGCGCCTGCATCCCCCTCCCCAGTGAAGTGATCATGCCCTTCGCCGGGTTCCTGGCCTTCAAGGGGCAGATGACCTTCCTGGGCCTGGGGGCCGGCAGCCCGGTGGCCCAGATCTGGATCGCGGGGATCTTCGGGGCCCTGGGGTGCAACCTGGGCTCCATCCCCGCCTACGAGCTGGGGGCCTGGGGTGGCCGCAAGGCGGTGGAGCGCTACGGGAAGTACGTCCTCCTCAACCTGGACCACCTGGACCAGGCCCACCGCTTCTTCGAGCGGTTCGGGCGCTGGGCCATCCTCATCGGGCGCATGCTCCCCGTGATCCGCACCTTCATCGCCCTGCCCGCGGGCATCGCGAAGATGGACCGCACGAAATTCCACCTGTACACCTTCGCCGGCAGCCTCCCCTGGTGCCTTGTCCTGGCCTGGGTGGGCTTCAAGCTGGGCGAGAAATGGGACACCCTGGGGGTCTGGTTCCACCGCTTCGACCTGGTCATCGGGGTGGGGATCGTGGCGGGGATCGTCTGGTTCCTTTGGAGCCATCTCCGGAAGCGTTAA
- a CDS encoding transglycosylase SLT domain-containing protein: MKAPALLLLALAAHAGSPAKRGQTYLYTYFDRNGNTVINNLPPAYMKGQGLTLKHVGVGHIRLAISSSEMAKVLKSPELLAMVDTIATAEGVDPYLARAIIQAESAFYTKARSRAGALGLMQLMPQTAERFGVLDPFDPQQNITGGVKYLRWLMNTFEGDLPRVVAAYNSGENNVIKYKGIPPFAETRAYVPRVMNLYAKRLVQPDPKAAGSMALLKKGRGGFDVSEKPVEPEAVAENHPRTSKLFQWVDASGRTQISDQPPPKGTAGVKVF; encoded by the coding sequence ATGAAGGCCCCCGCTCTGCTCCTCCTCGCCCTGGCCGCCCACGCGGGCAGCCCCGCGAAGCGCGGCCAGACCTACCTCTACACGTATTTCGACCGCAACGGCAACACCGTCATCAACAACCTGCCCCCCGCCTACATGAAGGGCCAGGGGCTCACCCTCAAGCACGTGGGCGTGGGCCACATCCGCCTGGCCATCTCCTCGTCGGAGATGGCCAAGGTCCTCAAGAGCCCCGAGCTCCTGGCCATGGTGGACACCATCGCAACGGCCGAGGGGGTGGACCCCTACCTGGCCCGGGCCATCATCCAGGCCGAGAGCGCCTTCTACACCAAGGCCCGCAGCCGCGCCGGGGCCCTGGGCCTCATGCAGCTCATGCCCCAGACCGCCGAGCGCTTCGGGGTGCTGGACCCCTTCGACCCCCAGCAGAACATCACGGGCGGCGTGAAGTACCTGCGATGGCTCATGAACACCTTCGAGGGGGACCTGCCCCGGGTGGTGGCCGCCTACAATTCGGGCGAGAACAACGTGATCAAGTACAAGGGCATCCCCCCCTTCGCGGAGACCCGGGCCTACGTGCCCCGGGTGATGAACCTCTACGCCAAGCGCCTGGTGCAGCCCGATCCCAAGGCGGCCGGGTCCATGGCCCTCCTGAAGAAGGGCCGGGGCGGCTTCGACGTGAGCGAGAAGCCCGTGGAACCGGAAGCCGTGGCCGAGAACCATCCCCGCACCAGCAAGCTCTTCCAGTGGGTGGACGCCTCCGGGCGCACGC
- the pyrE gene encoding orotate phosphoribosyltransferase, protein MLDLAAGLLDAGAVRLSPRSPFTWASGLRSPIYCDNRQLLGFPDLRSRIRKALAEAAAAARPTLVAGTSTAGIAWAALVADELGLPMAYVRPEPKKHGMGRQVEGPHTDGHRVVLIEDLISTGGSSIKCVEALRHEDAQVTQVLALFSYGLPQADAAFRDAGVELKVLATFPELAARAQEKGILDARDMESLKEWRADTVAWSKRHE, encoded by the coding sequence ATGCTGGATCTCGCCGCAGGTCTGCTGGACGCGGGCGCCGTGCGCCTCTCGCCCCGGAGCCCCTTCACCTGGGCCTCGGGCCTGCGCTCCCCGATCTACTGCGACAACCGCCAGCTCCTGGGCTTCCCGGACCTGCGCTCCCGGATCCGCAAGGCCCTGGCCGAGGCCGCGGCGGCGGCCCGCCCCACCCTCGTCGCCGGCACCAGCACCGCCGGCATCGCCTGGGCCGCCCTGGTGGCCGACGAACTGGGCCTGCCCATGGCCTACGTGCGCCCCGAACCCAAGAAGCACGGCATGGGCCGGCAGGTGGAGGGCCCCCACACCGACGGCCACCGGGTGGTGCTCATCGAGGACCTCATCTCCACCGGGGGCTCCAGCATCAAGTGCGTGGAGGCCCTGCGCCACGAGGACGCCCAGGTGACGCAAGTGCTGGCGCTCTTCAGCTATGGCCTGCCCCAGGCGGACGCCGCCTTCCGGGACGCGGGGGTGGAGCTGAAGGTGCTGGCCACCTTCCCGGAACTGGCCGCCCGGGCCCAGGAGAAGGGAATCCTGGACGCGCGGGATATGGAGTCGCTGAAGGAGTGGCGGGCTGATACCGTGGCCTGGAGCAAACGCCACGAGTGA
- the smpB gene encoding SsrA-binding protein SmpB, whose product MTEDLVRNRKALHAFHIVDTWEAGVALLGTEVKSLRGGHGQLQDAYVDATGGELWLKQAHISPYEFGTYANHDPLRPRKLLLNRAEIDKIMAKATRKGYTVIPLAIYLTPRGRIKVRIALAEGKTLGDKREALKEREQKREMDRVRKGDHS is encoded by the coding sequence ATGACTGAAGACCTGGTCCGCAACCGGAAGGCGCTCCATGCCTTCCACATCGTCGACACCTGGGAGGCCGGCGTGGCGCTCCTGGGCACCGAAGTGAAGTCCCTGCGCGGCGGCCACGGGCAGCTGCAGGACGCGTACGTGGACGCCACCGGGGGCGAGCTGTGGCTCAAACAGGCCCATATCAGCCCCTACGAGTTCGGCACCTACGCCAACCACGACCCCCTGCGCCCCCGCAAGCTCCTGCTGAACCGGGCCGAGATCGACAAGATCATGGCCAAGGCCACCCGCAAGGGCTACACGGTGATCCCCCTGGCCATCTACCTCACCCCCCGGGGCAGGATCAAGGTGCGCATCGCCCTGGCCGAGGGCAAGACCCTGGGCGACAAGCGCGAGGCCCTGAAGGAGCGGGAGCAGAAGCGGGAAATGGACCGGGTCCGCAAGGGCGACCACAGCTGA
- the rlmN gene encoding 23S rRNA (adenine(2503)-C(2))-methyltransferase RlmN — protein sequence MSFHEPAPELAAGPSPNAAGMDLPRLKALVASLGESPFRAAQLHHGLYRMRWTAWEQFTNLSKALRTRLEREVRLAWPELAESVRSEDGSTKHAFLLEDGSQVEGVHMPYGRRTTLCLSSQVGCAMGCTFCATGLMGIKRNLTPGEIAGQVVTMLNAHGHGPDEAVNLVFMGMGEPLHNLDNLMAAFALLTDPAGLGIAPRRITLSTSGLVSGIQRLAGFKPRPRLALSLNATTDAYRSTIMPVNRVWNLEALAAALKAFPLEHGERITLEYVLLKGVTDAPEDGARLAAFAARFPSKVNLIPFNPHEGAGFEPPSEERIVELCGLLAGRGITVSVRRSRGQDVAGACGQLVRQATRNRDEGDGDPD from the coding sequence GTGAGCTTCCACGAGCCCGCCCCCGAACTCGCCGCGGGCCCCAGCCCCAACGCCGCCGGCATGGACCTCCCGCGCCTGAAGGCCCTGGTGGCCTCCCTGGGCGAGAGCCCCTTCCGGGCCGCCCAGCTCCACCACGGCCTCTACCGCATGCGGTGGACCGCCTGGGAGCAGTTCACCAACCTTTCCAAGGCCCTGCGCACCCGCCTGGAGCGGGAGGTGCGCCTGGCCTGGCCCGAGCTGGCCGAGAGCGTGCGCTCCGAGGACGGTTCCACCAAGCACGCCTTCCTGCTGGAGGACGGCTCCCAGGTGGAGGGCGTCCACATGCCCTACGGCCGGCGCACCACCCTGTGCCTGTCCAGCCAGGTGGGCTGCGCCATGGGCTGCACCTTCTGCGCCACGGGCCTCATGGGCATCAAGCGCAACCTCACCCCCGGCGAGATCGCCGGCCAGGTGGTGACCATGCTCAACGCCCACGGCCACGGCCCCGACGAGGCGGTGAACCTGGTCTTCATGGGCATGGGCGAGCCCCTGCACAACCTGGACAACCTCATGGCGGCCTTCGCCCTCCTCACGGACCCCGCCGGCCTGGGCATCGCCCCCAGGCGCATCACCCTCTCCACCTCCGGCCTGGTCTCCGGCATCCAGCGCCTGGCCGGGTTCAAGCCCAGGCCCCGCCTGGCCCTGAGCCTCAACGCCACCACCGACGCCTACCGGTCCACCATCATGCCCGTGAACCGGGTCTGGAACCTGGAGGCCCTGGCCGCCGCCCTCAAGGCCTTCCCCCTGGAGCACGGGGAGCGCATCACGCTGGAGTACGTCCTCCTGAAGGGCGTCACCGACGCCCCGGAGGACGGCGCGCGCCTGGCCGCCTTCGCCGCGCGTTTCCCGTCCAAGGTGAACCTCATCCCCTTCAACCCCCACGAAGGCGCCGGCTTCGAGCCGCCCTCGGAGGAACGGATCGTGGAACTGTGCGGCCTGCTCGCCGGCCGGGGCATCACGGTGAGCGTGCGCCGGAGCCGGGGCCAGGATGTGGCTGGGGCGTGCGGACAGCTGGTGAGGCAGGCGACGCGGAATCGGGACGAGGGGGACGGGGACCCGGACTGA
- a CDS encoding CPBP family intramembrane glutamic endopeptidase, with product MGSIAAWEGEGGVWLLPCGPTLAATFLATAFLLAFCSRYHPVERFRPWEWPLALLPWGFLTGVKVLRLLLAPPAPGPVPPSIALEVVGIVPYVEELLYRGLFCRVASRRHGPVLGILGSAAAFALDHRQPGFMPHAFSAGIALGILGVRTRSLLLCVACHSGYNAMLAFW from the coding sequence GTGGGAAGCATTGCGGCCTGGGAGGGGGAAGGTGGGGTTTGGCTGCTGCCTTGCGGCCCCACGCTGGCCGCGACGTTCCTGGCGACGGCCTTCCTCCTCGCCTTCTGCAGCCGGTACCATCCGGTGGAACGTTTCCGCCCCTGGGAGTGGCCCCTGGCGCTCCTCCCCTGGGGGTTCCTGACGGGAGTCAAGGTTCTCCGCCTCCTGCTGGCCCCGCCAGCCCCCGGGCCCGTGCCGCCTTCCATCGCCCTGGAGGTGGTGGGAATCGTGCCCTACGTGGAGGAGCTCCTCTACCGGGGCCTCTTCTGCCGGGTCGCTTCCAGGCGCCATGGCCCAGTCCTGGGCATCCTGGGTTCTGCGGCGGCCTTCGCCCTGGACCACCGGCAACCCGGCTTCATGCCCCACGCATTCTCCGCGGGCATCGCCCTGGGCATCCTCGGCGTGCGAACCCGGTCCCTCCTGCTGTGCGTGGCCTGCCACTCCGGCTACAACGCCATGCTTGCGTTCTGGTGA
- a CDS encoding mechanosensitive ion channel family protein translates to MFRDLRTAVSSTRRIAAFGLLILALGLGAYVLGTQHQHPRFIQAAGTIFWVVGAYLGIRVFTYVLLDPLLSNRETAVPGFARDLVVFGLYVGAAVLLLHKAGGVNLGAILGTGAIAAAVVGLSLQETLGNLFAGISLHLDEAFRPGDWIEVTGNLRNMAGQETFVGQVETMTWRSVQILTENGDTTVFPNRILAQAVVTNLYAPSGLHRRTLKVTVEPHGPMVDTVAALEQALGGIPHYPHRKPEVVTHSFDMGGVVLELRWWALGWRHGRAANFLAVRLTQTVLNRRGVPLLGPHGATTPRSVPIVLPEGAVPDILERIGLPPDWADELREGIILRRAAPGEAVIRAGDPGGSLFMVMQGGLQVVRVAERTEPYTGLYWEELAELKPGDWFGEGSLLTGAVRSATVVARTPCELVELPKAAFEKCVQRNPQVVDRLVDLMESRSLRMNEAPKAESRREEWLAQIKNWFRL, encoded by the coding sequence ATGTTTCGAGACCTCCGCACGGCCGTGAGCTCCACCCGCAGGATCGCGGCCTTCGGCCTGCTGATCCTGGCCCTGGGCCTGGGCGCCTACGTGCTGGGCACCCAGCACCAGCATCCGCGGTTCATCCAGGCCGCCGGAACCATCTTCTGGGTGGTGGGGGCCTACCTGGGGATCCGCGTCTTCACGTACGTCCTCCTGGATCCCCTGCTGAGCAACCGGGAGACCGCCGTCCCGGGCTTCGCCCGGGACCTGGTGGTCTTCGGATTGTACGTGGGAGCGGCCGTGCTGCTCCTCCACAAGGCGGGCGGGGTGAACCTGGGGGCGATCCTGGGCACCGGCGCCATCGCCGCGGCCGTGGTGGGCCTTTCCCTCCAGGAGACCCTGGGCAACCTCTTCGCGGGCATCTCCCTCCACCTGGACGAGGCCTTCCGGCCCGGGGACTGGATCGAGGTCACGGGCAACCTCCGCAACATGGCCGGCCAGGAGACCTTCGTGGGCCAGGTGGAGACCATGACCTGGCGGTCCGTGCAGATCCTCACGGAGAACGGGGACACCACCGTTTTCCCCAACCGCATCCTGGCCCAGGCGGTGGTCACCAACCTCTACGCCCCCTCCGGGCTGCACCGCCGCACCCTGAAGGTCACCGTGGAACCCCACGGCCCCATGGTCGACACCGTGGCGGCCCTGGAGCAGGCCCTGGGCGGCATTCCCCACTACCCCCACCGCAAGCCCGAGGTGGTCACCCACAGCTTCGACATGGGGGGCGTGGTCCTGGAACTGCGCTGGTGGGCCCTGGGCTGGCGCCACGGGCGGGCCGCCAACTTCCTGGCGGTGCGCCTCACCCAGACCGTCCTCAACCGCCGCGGCGTCCCCCTCCTGGGTCCCCACGGCGCCACCACGCCCCGGTCCGTCCCCATCGTCCTCCCGGAGGGCGCCGTCCCGGACATCCTGGAGCGCATCGGGCTCCCCCCGGATTGGGCCGACGAATTGCGGGAGGGCATCATCCTCCGCCGGGCCGCGCCCGGGGAGGCCGTCATCCGCGCCGGGGACCCGGGCGGGTCGCTCTTCATGGTCATGCAGGGCGGCCTGCAGGTGGTGCGCGTGGCCGAACGCACCGAGCCCTACACGGGCCTCTACTGGGAGGAGCTGGCCGAGCTGAAGCCCGGGGACTGGTTCGGGGAGGGCTCCCTGCTCACCGGCGCCGTGCGCAGCGCCACCGTTGTGGCCAGGACCCCCTGCGAACTGGTGGAACTGCCCAAGGCCGCCTTCGAGAAGTGCGTGCAGCGCAACCCCCAGGTGGTGGACCGGCTGGTGGACCTCATGGAATCCCGGTCCCTGCGCATGAACGAGGCCCCCAAGGCCGAGTCCCGGCGCGAGGAATGGCTCGCCCAGATCAAGAACTGGTTCCGGCTGTGA
- a CDS encoding cob(I)yrinic acid a,c-diamide adenosyltransferase produces MKIYTRTGDEGVSGLFGGERVPKDHLRLAAYGTLDELNSLLGVLGLHLPADLAGPLEAVQHDLFSLGAILATPPSCASLLDQRMTRQTWSIAAMEADIDRLTALAPPMTAFVLPGGCPASAYAHWARTVCRRAERDVVTLGAQEEVHPDVLVYLNRLSDWLFSLARAANALAGVPDVKWVPKG; encoded by the coding sequence ATGAAGATCTACACGCGCACCGGGGACGAAGGGGTCTCCGGACTCTTCGGGGGGGAGCGGGTGCCCAAGGACCACCTGCGCCTGGCCGCCTACGGCACCCTGGACGAACTGAACAGCCTCCTGGGCGTGCTGGGCCTCCACCTCCCGGCGGACCTGGCCGGTCCCCTGGAAGCCGTGCAGCACGACCTCTTCTCCCTGGGGGCCATCCTCGCCACGCCGCCCTCGTGCGCTAGCCTGCTTGACCAGCGCATGACCCGCCAGACCTGGTCCATCGCCGCCATGGAGGCGGACATCGACCGCCTCACGGCCCTGGCGCCGCCCATGACGGCCTTCGTTCTTCCGGGCGGCTGCCCGGCTTCCGCCTATGCCCACTGGGCGCGAACGGTGTGCCGAAGGGCCGAGCGGGACGTGGTGACCCTCGGCGCTCAGGAGGAGGTGCATCCGGACGTCCTCGTGTACCTGAACCGCCTCAGCGACTGGCTCTTCTCCCTGGCCCGGGCCGCCAACGCCCTGGCGGGGGTCCCGGATGTGAAGTGGGTCCCGAAGGGTTAA